In Exiguobacterium sibiricum 7-3, a genomic segment contains:
- the deoC gene encoding deoxyribose-phosphate aldolase, producing the protein MNLAGMIDHTALKAETSRAQIETLCKEALEYKFASVCVNPTNVALAAELLKSDDAVKVCTVIGFPLGANTPEVKAFETQDAIKNGATEIDMVLNIGALKDGDLSLVERDIRAVVEAANGTLVKVIFENCLLTKEEIKTAAELSVKAGADFVKTSTGFSTGGATVEDIRLMRETVGPDIGVKASGGVRDFEGAKAMIDAGATRIGASAGIAIVTGGSSDSDY; encoded by the coding sequence ATGAATTTAGCAGGAATGATCGACCACACGGCTTTAAAAGCAGAAACGTCACGTGCTCAAATCGAAACACTTTGTAAGGAAGCACTCGAATACAAATTTGCAAGCGTCTGTGTCAACCCGACAAACGTAGCACTCGCAGCAGAACTTTTGAAATCAGACGACGCAGTTAAAGTCTGTACAGTCATCGGCTTCCCACTTGGTGCAAACACACCAGAAGTAAAAGCATTTGAAACACAAGATGCCATCAAAAACGGAGCAACAGAAATCGATATGGTCTTAAATATCGGCGCATTGAAAGACGGCGATCTTTCACTTGTTGAACGCGACATTCGTGCGGTTGTCGAAGCAGCAAACGGGACACTCGTCAAAGTCATCTTCGAGAACTGTCTCTTAACAAAAGAAGAAATTAAAACCGCTGCTGAGTTATCAGTCAAAGCAGGTGCAGATTTTGTCAAGACGTCAACTGGTTTCTCGACAGGCGGCGCAACGGTAGAAGATATCCGTCTCATGCGTGAAACAGTCGGACCTGACATCGGTGTTAAAGCTTCAGGCGGCGTTCGTGATTTCGAAGGCGCAAAAGCAATGATCGATGCTGGCGCAACACGCATCGGTGCTTCTGCCGGAATCGCCATCGTCACAGGTGGTTCTTCAGACAGCGATTACTAA
- the rarD gene encoding EamA family transporter RarD, producing MNKSGFIATLSAYIIWGLLPIYWKLLATVSSEEILAHRIVWSFIFLLLLLSLQKALPKFTGALKNPFTRRLFFLNGLIISMNWFIYIWAVNHNFIVEASLGYYINPIVSIIFGVFFFREKLSRIEWLAILLATIGVLILTIGYGKFPWISLALAFSFGFYGVVKKQRPLESTVSLTIETLAPLPIAILFLGYMGVSGQETFTSSPFVMIGLFLTGIITAVPLLLFGFGAQRIPFTVVGFLQFVAPTLSLAIGVLLYDEPFTRTHLIAFTFIWSAALVFTLNGLLIRKKQLRKVA from the coding sequence ATGAATAAATCAGGTTTCATCGCAACATTATCCGCCTATATCATTTGGGGTTTGTTGCCGATCTACTGGAAATTACTTGCGACCGTCTCGAGTGAAGAGATATTAGCCCACCGAATCGTCTGGTCGTTTATTTTCTTACTGTTATTATTATCCCTTCAAAAAGCATTGCCGAAGTTTACGGGGGCATTGAAAAACCCGTTCACCCGTCGTCTTTTTTTCCTGAACGGACTGATCATTAGCATGAACTGGTTCATCTACATCTGGGCGGTCAATCATAATTTTATCGTCGAAGCATCGCTTGGGTATTACATCAATCCGATTGTCAGCATCATTTTCGGAGTGTTCTTTTTCCGGGAGAAACTGTCGCGGATTGAATGGCTCGCGATTCTACTTGCGACGATTGGTGTCTTGATCCTGACGATCGGCTATGGAAAGTTTCCTTGGATTTCGCTCGCACTGGCCTTCAGCTTTGGTTTTTATGGAGTCGTCAAAAAACAGCGACCGCTTGAATCAACGGTCAGCTTGACGATTGAAACGCTTGCTCCGTTACCGATTGCCATCCTGTTCTTAGGATATATGGGTGTCAGTGGGCAAGAGACTTTTACGTCGTCTCCCTTTGTGATGATCGGACTCTTTTTGACTGGTATCATTACCGCTGTTCCACTGTTATTGTTCGGATTTGGAGCGCAACGGATTCCGTTTACAGTCGTTGGTTTTCTGCAATTCGTTGCTCCGACGTTGTCGCTTGCGATCGGAGTTCTCCTGTATGATGAACCCTTTACGAGAACGCACTTGATTGCGTTTACATTCATTTGGTCGGCTGCCCTTGTCTTTACCTTAAATGGTTTATTGATTCGGAAAAAACAGTTACGAAAAGTCGCGTAA
- the rarD gene encoding EamA family transporter RarD, with the protein MDKRGMSATFVAYVIGGLLPIYKLFADEVPAWTVVSIRIISAFIFVTLLLRLTGKFKHVKQLWQSKRQRNTVLAAGLVLGGNWTLYLYAIGEGYLVESSLGYYINPLVSVLFGLLFFGERLNRAQLLAIVSAITGVLILTFGYGKFPIIAFSLAISFAFYGVLKKKAAAEPLSGLFLETLVTLPFAVLTLGLTGANPIALPTEALFAIVMLGVATAIQLMLFGYGMPKIPFVYVGILQYIAPTLTLILGVFLFNDVFTPIHFIAFLFIWLAVAVFTISGISSGRMKMKKVS; encoded by the coding sequence GTGGATAAACGTGGAATGAGTGCGACGTTCGTCGCTTATGTGATTGGTGGCTTGTTGCCAATCTACAAACTGTTCGCGGATGAAGTACCGGCGTGGACGGTCGTATCAATTCGCATCATCAGTGCCTTTATCTTTGTCACGTTATTACTGCGACTGACAGGAAAATTTAAACACGTCAAGCAACTTTGGCAAAGTAAACGCCAACGGAATACCGTTCTAGCAGCAGGACTCGTTCTTGGGGGGAACTGGACCTTGTATTTATATGCGATCGGGGAAGGGTATCTCGTCGAGTCGTCACTCGGCTATTACATTAACCCACTGGTCAGCGTCTTGTTCGGTTTATTATTTTTCGGTGAACGTCTGAATCGGGCCCAACTGCTCGCAATCGTCAGTGCCATCACGGGTGTCTTGATTTTAACGTTCGGTTACGGGAAGTTTCCGATCATTGCGTTTTCACTCGCCATCTCATTTGCCTTTTACGGTGTTCTGAAAAAGAAGGCAGCGGCAGAACCGTTATCTGGTCTGTTTCTTGAAACACTCGTGACGCTACCGTTTGCCGTATTGACGCTTGGTTTAACGGGTGCGAACCCGATTGCTCTCCCGACGGAAGCCTTGTTCGCGATCGTCATGTTAGGAGTGGCAACGGCCATTCAATTGATGTTGTTTGGATACGGAATGCCGAAAATCCCGTTCGTCTATGTCGGGATTTTACAATATATCGCTCCGACCTTGACCTTGATTCTCGGAGTCTTTTTATTCAATGACGTCTTTACACCGATTCACTTCATCGCGTTCTTGTTCATTTGGCTGGCCGTCGCTGTCTTTACAATCAGTGGGATATCAAGCGGACGAATGAAAATGAAAAAAGTATCGTGA
- the rluF gene encoding 23S rRNA pseudouridine(2604) synthase RluF — MRINKFISETGFCSRRAADKLIDAGRVTINGNVAELGSQVEKTDAVEIDGQPLQAKPELEYLILNKPVGITCTTERDIEGNIIDFVNHPKRIFPIGRLDKDSDGLIILTNDGDIVNRILRAENNHDKEYIVTVDAPITETFIEGMAGGVEILGTTTKECVVEQLESRTFRIVLTQGLNRQIRRMCKEFGYRVKRLQRVRIMNVELGELPIGEWRDLTESEMKTLFEILDQQ; from the coding sequence ATGCGAATCAATAAATTTATCAGCGAAACAGGATTTTGTTCCCGCCGGGCAGCAGATAAGCTCATCGATGCCGGACGTGTGACCATTAACGGCAACGTCGCCGAGCTCGGCTCGCAGGTCGAAAAAACGGACGCCGTCGAAATTGACGGACAGCCGCTTCAAGCAAAACCAGAACTCGAGTACTTGATTTTAAACAAACCTGTCGGCATTACATGTACGACGGAACGTGACATTGAAGGCAACATCATCGATTTCGTCAATCATCCGAAACGGATTTTCCCGATCGGACGACTCGACAAAGACTCGGACGGATTGATTATACTGACGAACGACGGAGATATCGTCAACCGGATTTTACGGGCAGAAAACAATCACGATAAAGAGTATATCGTGACGGTCGACGCACCGATTACGGAAACGTTCATCGAAGGAATGGCAGGCGGCGTCGAGATTCTCGGAACGACGACGAAAGAATGTGTCGTCGAACAGCTCGAGTCGCGGACGTTCCGAATCGTTTTGACACAAGGGTTGAACCGGCAAATTCGCCGGATGTGTAAAGAGTTTGGTTACCGTGTCAAACGCCTGCAACGCGTGCGGATCATGAACGTTGAACTCGGCGAATTACCAATCGGTGAATGGCGTGATTTGACGGAGTCAGAAATGAAGACGTTGTTCGAGATTCTCGATCAACAATAA
- the mtaB gene encoding tRNA (N(6)-L-threonylcarbamoyladenosine(37)-C(2))-methylthiotransferase MtaB: MATVAFQTLGCKVNHYETEAVWQLFKDAGYGRVDFADHADVYVVNTCTVTNTGDKKSRQVIRRAIRQNPDSVICVTGCYAQTSPAEIMAIPGVDVVVGTQDRHKMIGYIEQFREERMPINAVGNIMKAKVYEELDVPAFTDRTRASLKIQEGCNNFCTFCIIPWARGLMRSRQPKDVLKQAQQLVDAGYKEIVLTGIHTGGYGEDLKDYNLAKLLKALESVTGLERLRISSIEASQITDEVLDVLKDSPIVVRHLHVPIQSGSDTVLRRMRRKYTMAEFGERITRLKEVLPDCAITSDVIVGFPGETEEEFMETFNFINDHKFSELHVFPYSKRTGTPAAMMDEQVDEHVKEQRVARLIALSDQLAKEYASKYEDELLEIIPEEFSEEAGGRLVGYTDNYLRVAIEGDESLIGQLVRVKITKAGYPMNDGQFVRVLETLKEQAI; the protein is encoded by the coding sequence ATGGCAACGGTAGCCTTTCAAACGCTTGGTTGTAAAGTCAATCATTACGAGACAGAAGCCGTCTGGCAACTGTTCAAAGATGCGGGATATGGACGTGTCGACTTTGCAGATCATGCCGACGTCTACGTCGTCAATACATGTACAGTAACGAATACGGGCGATAAAAAGAGCCGACAAGTGATTCGGCGGGCGATTCGTCAAAATCCGGACAGCGTCATCTGTGTCACCGGTTGTTATGCGCAGACGTCACCGGCTGAAATCATGGCGATTCCAGGAGTCGATGTCGTCGTCGGCACCCAGGATCGTCATAAGATGATCGGTTATATCGAACAGTTCCGTGAAGAACGGATGCCGATCAACGCCGTCGGGAACATCATGAAAGCAAAAGTGTACGAAGAACTCGACGTACCGGCCTTTACCGACCGGACACGGGCTTCCTTGAAGATTCAAGAAGGCTGCAACAACTTCTGCACGTTCTGTATCATTCCGTGGGCACGTGGTCTGATGCGTTCGCGCCAACCGAAAGATGTCTTGAAGCAGGCACAACAGTTGGTCGACGCAGGGTACAAAGAGATTGTCCTGACCGGTATTCATACCGGCGGTTACGGAGAAGACTTAAAAGACTATAACTTGGCGAAGTTGTTAAAAGCTTTAGAATCCGTGACAGGTCTCGAACGGCTCCGGATTTCGTCGATTGAAGCGAGCCAAATCACGGATGAAGTGCTGGATGTCCTGAAAGATTCACCGATCGTCGTCCGGCATCTCCACGTTCCGATTCAATCGGGATCGGATACGGTCTTGCGCCGGATGCGCCGGAAATATACGATGGCCGAGTTCGGTGAACGGATCACGCGTCTGAAGGAAGTTCTGCCGGATTGTGCGATTACGTCTGACGTCATCGTCGGTTTCCCAGGCGAGACGGAAGAAGAGTTCATGGAGACGTTTAACTTCATCAACGATCATAAGTTCAGCGAACTGCATGTCTTCCCGTATTCGAAACGGACCGGGACACCGGCTGCAATGATGGATGAACAAGTCGATGAGCACGTTAAAGAACAACGTGTCGCTCGCTTGATTGCCTTGTCGGATCAGCTGGCCAAAGAATATGCGTCGAAGTACGAAGATGAACTGCTTGAAATCATTCCCGAAGAATTTTCGGAAGAAGCAGGCGGTCGTCTGGTCGGTTATACTGATAATTACTTACGTGTCGCGATTGAAGGGGACGAATCATTGATTGGTCAACTCGTTCGCGTCAAGATCACAAAAGCAGGTTACCCGATGAATGACGGGCAATTCGTTCGCGTCCTTGAGACATTAAAAGAGCAAGCCATCTAA
- a CDS encoding 16S rRNA (uracil(1498)-N(3))-methyltransferase, with amino-acid sequence MQRYFVEQTARAGNTFTLSKDDAHHMKNVMRMDVGDEILVLDGTGLFRCRLDQLDKQSAVAQIVEELPIETELPIHVTIAYALPKGDKVELVAQKATELGVSRLLVFESARSVSKWDAKKIPKKLERLQKISKEAAEQSYRAHLPTIEYVTYDEVLQRAGDYTACLIAYEESAKEGEAAAFASTLSQLQSGDSLLVVIGPEGGLTETEVTRLTAGGFVPASLGRRILRTETAPLYVLSAVSYHFELKG; translated from the coding sequence ATGCAACGATATTTCGTCGAACAGACCGCACGTGCGGGAAATACCTTTACACTGTCAAAAGACGACGCGCATCACATGAAAAATGTCATGCGGATGGATGTCGGAGATGAGATTTTAGTGTTAGACGGCACAGGACTGTTTCGTTGCCGGCTTGACCAGCTCGATAAACAATCCGCTGTCGCCCAAATTGTCGAAGAACTCCCGATTGAGACGGAACTTCCAATTCATGTGACGATTGCTTATGCTTTACCAAAAGGGGATAAAGTAGAGCTCGTTGCACAAAAAGCGACAGAACTTGGTGTCAGCCGGTTGCTTGTGTTTGAATCGGCCCGTTCGGTCTCGAAGTGGGATGCAAAAAAAATCCCGAAGAAGTTGGAACGGCTTCAAAAAATCAGCAAAGAAGCAGCGGAACAATCATACCGGGCACACTTGCCGACGATTGAGTATGTGACGTATGATGAAGTCCTACAACGTGCAGGTGACTATACAGCGTGTCTGATTGCTTACGAAGAATCGGCGAAAGAAGGGGAGGCGGCAGCCTTTGCTTCGACGTTGTCCCAGCTTCAGTCAGGCGACTCCTTATTGGTTGTGATTGGTCCGGAAGGTGGACTGACGGAAACAGAAGTAACGCGGTTAACCGCTGGCGGATTCGTGCCGGCATCACTCGGACGACGGATTTTGCGGACGGAAACGGCACCACTCTACGTCCTATCCGCCGTATCGTATCATTTTGAATTGAAAGGGTGA
- the prmA gene encoding 50S ribosomal protein L11 methyltransferase, with amino-acid sequence MKWSEVCVHTTQEAIEAVSNILHEAGASGVVIEDVEDFEMMSHREDNFGEIWDEKKRDEYPDSGVLVKAYLAESSDLTDTIKGIERDIQMLTKFGLTIGAGTVTLTQVDEEDWAHSWKQFYKPVKISRHLTVVPMWEDYTPQPDEKIIELDPGMAFGTGTHPTTVLCIQAIENYLKDNDRVVDVGTGSGVLAIAAAKLGAKDVFALDLDEVAVRSATDNVALNKVSQQVTVRQGDLMKELKEPVELIVANILAEVILLFVNDAYELTLPGGHFIASGIIGQKKDMVRDAMVAAGFTIVETTKLEDWVAIIAKREA; translated from the coding sequence ATGAAATGGTCAGAAGTCTGTGTCCATACGACACAAGAAGCAATCGAAGCAGTCTCGAACATCTTACATGAAGCAGGAGCAAGCGGTGTCGTCATCGAGGACGTCGAAGATTTCGAAATGATGTCACATCGTGAAGATAACTTCGGTGAGATTTGGGATGAGAAGAAGCGCGACGAATACCCGGACAGCGGTGTACTCGTCAAAGCGTATCTTGCGGAAAGCAGTGATTTGACGGATACGATTAAAGGAATCGAACGCGACATTCAGATGCTGACGAAATTCGGTCTGACGATTGGTGCAGGAACTGTCACGCTGACACAAGTCGATGAAGAAGACTGGGCCCATTCGTGGAAACAGTTTTATAAACCCGTTAAAATCAGCCGTCATTTGACGGTCGTTCCAATGTGGGAAGACTACACACCGCAACCGGATGAAAAGATCATCGAACTCGATCCCGGGATGGCATTTGGAACAGGAACGCATCCGACGACAGTCCTCTGTATCCAGGCGATTGAAAATTATCTGAAAGACAACGACCGTGTCGTCGATGTCGGAACGGGTTCAGGTGTTCTGGCGATTGCAGCAGCCAAACTCGGGGCTAAAGATGTCTTTGCGCTTGATTTAGATGAAGTCGCGGTTCGTTCGGCAACAGACAATGTGGCGTTAAACAAAGTCAGCCAGCAAGTCACGGTCCGTCAAGGCGATTTAATGAAAGAACTCAAAGAACCGGTTGAGTTGATCGTCGCGAACATTTTAGCCGAAGTCATCTTACTTTTCGTCAACGATGCCTATGAACTGACTTTACCGGGCGGTCACTTCATCGCTTCCGGAATCATCGGTCAGAAAAAAGATATGGTGCGTGACGCGATGGTAGCCGCCGGATTCACCATCGTCGAGACGACGAAGCTTGAGGATTGGGTCGCGATTATCGCGAAACGCGAGGCTTAA
- the dnaJ gene encoding molecular chaperone DnaJ, with translation MEKRDYYEVLGVARDASAAEIKRAYRKLARTYHPDVNKEADADQKFKELSEAYEVLSDDNQRARYDQFGHQDPSQGGGGFGGAEGFGDIFDMFFGGGRRQDPNAPRKGQDLQYVEEIDFMEAFSGVEKVITIPVEEDCGTCHGSGAKPGTHPETCKRCGGSGHINVEQNTMFGRVVNQTTCSTCHGRGQIVKEPCETCRGAGRVRKNKDVRVKIPAGIDNGQQIRLAGKGEAGVNGGPFGDLYVVVRVREHELFERVDDHIVMDMPLTFAQATLGDEIEVPTVHGKVSLKIPAGTQTGSRFRLRGKGMPNVRSGHHGDQYVNVVIITPKNLTDRQKELLREFNEISDEKGVEEQHEGVFSRIKTFFTG, from the coding sequence GTGGAAAAACGCGATTATTATGAAGTGTTAGGCGTCGCGCGCGATGCCTCAGCAGCAGAGATTAAACGAGCTTACCGAAAACTAGCTCGGACTTATCATCCGGATGTCAATAAAGAGGCGGATGCCGATCAAAAATTCAAAGAGTTGTCGGAAGCCTATGAAGTCTTGTCAGACGACAATCAACGTGCCCGTTACGACCAGTTTGGTCACCAGGATCCATCGCAAGGAGGCGGTGGCTTTGGTGGAGCAGAAGGGTTCGGCGACATCTTTGATATGTTCTTCGGTGGCGGACGCCGTCAAGATCCGAATGCCCCGCGTAAAGGACAGGATTTACAATATGTCGAAGAAATCGACTTCATGGAAGCTTTCTCTGGTGTCGAGAAAGTCATTACGATTCCAGTCGAAGAAGATTGCGGAACGTGTCACGGTTCAGGTGCTAAACCGGGAACACATCCGGAAACATGTAAACGTTGTGGTGGATCAGGACACATCAACGTCGAGCAAAATACGATGTTTGGACGTGTCGTCAATCAAACGACGTGTTCGACATGCCACGGTCGTGGACAAATCGTCAAAGAACCATGTGAAACATGCCGGGGAGCCGGTCGTGTCCGTAAAAATAAAGATGTCCGCGTCAAGATTCCAGCCGGGATCGACAATGGTCAACAAATCCGGTTAGCAGGTAAAGGGGAAGCCGGTGTGAACGGCGGACCGTTCGGTGATTTGTATGTCGTCGTCCGTGTTCGGGAACATGAATTATTTGAACGCGTTGATGACCATATCGTCATGGATATGCCGCTCACTTTCGCACAAGCGACGCTTGGAGATGAAATCGAAGTACCGACTGTTCACGGGAAAGTCAGCTTGAAAATTCCGGCCGGTACACAAACCGGTTCACGGTTCCGTCTGCGTGGCAAAGGGATGCCAAACGTCCGTTCAGGCCATCACGGGGATCAGTATGTCAATGTCGTCATCATCACACCAAAAAATCTGACGGATCGTCAAAAAGAACTGCTTCGTGAGTTCAACGAAATCAGTGATGAAAAAGGTGTCGAAGAACAACACGAAGGCGTATTCAGCCGCATCAAAACATTCTTTACAGGGTGA
- the dnaK gene encoding molecular chaperone DnaK — MAKIIGIDLGTTNSCVAVMEGGEPVVIANAEGNRTTPSVVAFKNGERQVGEVAKRQAITNPNTIMSIKRHMGTDYKVEVEGKDYTPQEVSAIILQKLKAQAEDYLGEKVTEAVITVPAYFNDAERQATKDAGTIAGLDVKRIINEPTAAALAYGLEKGEDHTILIYDLGGGTFDVSILELGDGVFEVVSTAGDSRLGGDDFDQKIIDHLVAEFKKDNGIDLAQDKMALQRLKDAAEKAKKDLSGVSSTQISLPFITAGAAGPLHLEMTLSRAKFDDLTADLVERTMAPTRRALSDAGMTPDKIDKIILVGGSTRIPAVQKAVQDFTGKESFKGVNPDEVVALGAAVQGGVLTGDVKDVVLLDVTPLSLGIETMGSVMTKLIDRNTTIPTSKSQVFSTAADNQPAVDIHVLQGERPMASDNKTLGRFQLTDIPPAQRGVPQIEVKFDIDANGIVNVSAKDLGTNKEQSITIQSSSGLTEADIDQMVKDAEANADADNKRKEEVELRNEADQLVFATDKAVKDLGEQIDAADKEKAEAAKEKVTTALAGTDVEAIRAAKDELSTIVQELTQKVYENMAQQQAGAEGAQAGGQDDNVMDAEFEEVDDKDNK; from the coding sequence ATGGCAAAAATCATTGGTATTGACTTAGGAACAACAAACTCATGTGTCGCAGTAATGGAAGGCGGAGAGCCTGTCGTTATCGCAAACGCTGAAGGAAACCGTACGACACCATCTGTCGTTGCTTTCAAAAACGGCGAGCGTCAAGTCGGGGAAGTCGCAAAACGTCAAGCCATCACAAACCCGAACACAATCATGTCGATCAAACGTCACATGGGTACAGACTATAAAGTTGAAGTCGAAGGCAAAGACTACACACCACAAGAAGTATCTGCCATCATTCTTCAAAAACTCAAAGCACAAGCAGAAGACTACCTCGGTGAAAAAGTAACGGAAGCGGTCATCACGGTTCCTGCTTACTTCAACGATGCAGAACGCCAAGCAACAAAAGATGCAGGGACAATCGCTGGTCTTGACGTCAAACGGATCATCAACGAGCCGACGGCAGCAGCACTTGCTTACGGTCTTGAAAAAGGCGAAGACCACACGATCCTCATCTATGACCTAGGTGGCGGTACATTCGACGTTTCGATCCTCGAACTCGGAGACGGTGTTTTCGAAGTAGTTTCAACTGCCGGTGACAGCCGTCTTGGTGGAGATGACTTTGACCAAAAAATCATCGACCACTTGGTTGCAGAATTCAAAAAAGACAACGGCATTGATCTTGCCCAAGATAAAATGGCGCTTCAACGTCTAAAAGATGCTGCTGAAAAAGCGAAGAAAGATCTTTCAGGTGTCTCTTCGACACAAATCAGCCTTCCGTTCATCACGGCTGGCGCAGCAGGTCCGCTTCACCTTGAAATGACATTGTCACGTGCGAAGTTCGACGATTTAACAGCTGATCTCGTAGAACGGACGATGGCTCCAACACGTCGTGCCCTCAGCGATGCTGGCATGACACCGGACAAAATTGACAAAATCATCCTCGTTGGTGGATCAACACGTATTCCTGCGGTTCAAAAAGCTGTTCAAGACTTCACAGGCAAAGAATCGTTCAAAGGGGTTAACCCGGATGAAGTCGTTGCCCTCGGAGCAGCTGTTCAAGGTGGCGTATTGACAGGGGACGTCAAAGACGTTGTCCTTCTCGACGTAACACCACTCTCACTCGGAATCGAAACAATGGGTAGCGTGATGACGAAACTGATCGACCGTAACACGACGATCCCGACTTCGAAATCACAAGTCTTCTCAACTGCTGCTGACAACCAACCAGCCGTTGACATTCATGTTCTTCAAGGTGAACGTCCAATGGCGTCAGACAACAAAACGCTCGGTCGTTTCCAATTGACGGACATTCCGCCAGCACAACGCGGTGTGCCGCAAATCGAAGTTAAATTCGATATCGATGCAAACGGAATCGTTAACGTATCAGCGAAAGATCTTGGTACGAACAAAGAACAATCGATTACAATCCAATCATCAAGCGGCTTGACTGAAGCGGACATCGACCAAATGGTCAAAGATGCAGAAGCAAACGCAGATGCTGATAACAAACGTAAAGAAGAAGTAGAACTTCGCAACGAAGCGGATCAACTCGTCTTCGCAACAGATAAAGCAGTCAAAGATCTTGGCGAGCAAATTGACGCAGCAGATAAAGAAAAAGCTGAAGCGGCAAAAGAAAAAGTCACAACTGCACTCGCAGGAACAGACGTCGAAGCGATTCGTGCTGCAAAAGACGAATTATCAACGATTGTTCAAGAATTGACACAAAAAGTCTACGAAAACATGGCTCAACAACAAGCGGGCGCTGAAGGTGCGCAAGCAGGCGGACAAGATGACAATGTCATGGACGCTGAATTTGAAGAAGTCGACGACAAAGACAACAAATAA
- the grpE gene encoding nucleotide exchange factor GrpE → MEENKQNQNLNTEETTEQQTEAETVEVTEEEVVQADLVEEPAAPDFEAQLAEAKASELRLRADFDNFKRRNRIEAENRAKYSSQTIVEKLLPLVDNLDRALQIESDNEETKSVLAGVEMVKRQLAETLQNEGVVEIPAVGEAFDPNLHQAVVQEPSEEHESGVVTAEFQKGYKLHDRVIRPSMVKVAE, encoded by the coding sequence GTGGAAGAAAATAAGCAGAATCAAAACCTCAATACTGAAGAAACAACCGAGCAACAAACAGAAGCAGAAACAGTTGAAGTAACAGAAGAAGAGGTCGTCCAGGCGGATCTCGTTGAAGAACCGGCTGCACCCGACTTTGAAGCACAACTTGCGGAAGCAAAAGCATCAGAATTACGCCTTCGTGCGGATTTTGACAACTTTAAACGCCGGAACCGGATTGAAGCCGAAAACCGTGCGAAGTATTCTTCTCAGACCATCGTCGAGAAATTGCTTCCATTAGTCGATAATCTTGACCGTGCGCTTCAAATCGAATCGGACAACGAAGAAACGAAGTCTGTTTTAGCGGGTGTCGAGATGGTCAAACGTCAATTGGCGGAAACACTCCAAAATGAGGGCGTCGTTGAGATTCCAGCTGTTGGAGAAGCCTTTGATCCGAACCTGCATCAGGCAGTCGTTCAAGAGCCGAGTGAAGAACACGAATCAGGTGTCGTCACAGCGGAATTCCAAAAAGGATACAAATTACACGATCGTGTCATTCGTCCAAGTATGGTCAAAGTCGCAGAATAA